One window from the genome of Syntrophales bacterium encodes:
- a CDS encoding TetR/AcrR family transcriptional regulator: MGIAERKQREKESRSRQIQEIAAELFYKKGYAETSLDEIARRAEISKATIYLYFKSKDDLYYQIVEPALAELSRRLVSIAENSEEPAEITVRKIIDATRDVFFNDPGSYHLVSRYNAAEFKRLLPKNRLDNLKSLMRSNFHQMEQAVQKGIDQGVFHDADAKLVSIILWNCFMGVIQFQENRMDSERTDYRRPTIDAAVDLILKGLKSK; encoded by the coding sequence GAGGCAGATTCAGGAGATCGCGGCGGAGCTCTTTTACAAAAAAGGATACGCGGAGACCTCCCTGGACGAGATCGCGCGCCGGGCCGAGATTTCCAAGGCCACGATCTACCTGTATTTCAAGAGCAAGGACGACCTTTACTACCAGATCGTCGAGCCGGCCCTCGCGGAATTGAGCCGACGCCTGGTGAGCATCGCAGAAAACAGCGAAGAGCCGGCAGAAATCACCGTCAGGAAGATCATCGACGCCACCCGGGACGTCTTCTTCAACGATCCCGGCTCGTATCACCTGGTCTCCCGGTACAATGCAGCGGAGTTCAAGCGGCTCCTGCCGAAGAACCGCCTGGACAACCTGAAGAGCCTGATGCGCTCCAATTTCCACCAGATGGAACAGGCCGTGCAGAAGGGAATCGACCAGGGCGTTTTTCATGATGCCGACGCAAAACTGGTCTCCATCATCCTGTGGAACTGCTTTATGGGTGTCATCCAATTCCAGGAAAACAGGATGGATTCGGAGAGGACAGATTATCGAAGGCCGACGATCGACGCCGCGGTGGACCTGATCCTGAAAGGGTTGAAAAGCAAATAA